In the genome of Coxiella burnetii, the window GTGGTGTTAGGTTTCTTTTTCTTTTCTTTTTTTTGAGATTTTAAAAAACGTTTAAGTTCATATTTATCTTTAATCGCTATTGAAAGCGTACGATGATAGCTCTTGTATTTGTCATTTAATTTGTGAACATCCAGCTTGCCTTTTGCTTTGTTTTTGGCGTGGGCGATTAGCCCAAAGAAGATAAAAAGAACCACAGCAATGGCCAGGACCAAGCTGATTAATTTTGCTAGAAATAAACCGTAGTTTGCCAGAAAATCCATAAGCAGCCATCTTAACATCGCCCACTACTCGCTGCAAAGCACTCTCAGTATTTTTGTTTGCTGGTCTGCGCGAAAAACCACAACTTGACAAACTGGTTATAATTTGACTTAATTAAAGTCATGACTACTCATTTTTTTGGTTTCCTTCCCTTCCTCCTTGCTGCTGGCCGGCAGCAACTTTTATCGTACTAAAACTTAACTCATTCTGAAATAAAATAAAATTTAATTGAAAACTAGGAAGGAAGTTATGATGAAACGATCGGTTGGGGCGCCTGCTTTATTATTTGCTGCAATTGGCGGTATTGTGGGGTCAGGTTGGCTGTTTGGTCCTTATTTTGCGTCCCGTTTGGTTGGGCCTTCGGCCATACTTGCATGGGCTGTGGGCGGGGGACTCATGATGTTGATCGCGCTGACGTTTGCGGAGTTAGGGAGTAGTTTTCCTTTCACGGGAGGTTCCGTACGCTATCTGCAATTGAGTCATGGACCGTTGGTGGGTTTTACGATGGCTTGGATTGCCTGGATTTCTTCGATCGCTGTGGCGCCGGTCGAAACCCTGGCTTTGCTGCATTACGCTAGCAATTATTTGCCGTGGTTAATGCATAATGTGGATGGACAGTCTGTTTTAACTTTACCGGGGCTAATTACAGCCGGATTTTTATTGGCGTTCCTTTGTGTAATTAATAGTATCGGGGTGCGTTACCTTACGAAAACCAATGCGATTATTGTCGGCGCTAAATTAGCGGTCCCTATATTTACGGCAATTGTGCTGCTCTTTTTTGATTTTCACGCCACCAATTTTTCTTCTCATGGGTTTGCTACTCAAGGAATAAAAGGAATTTTAACGGCTTTGCCTGCAGCGGGAGTGATATTTTCTTTTATCGGTTACAGCCCAGTTATTCAACTGGCTGGTGAAGCGAAAAATCCCCAACGCTCCATACCCATAGCTATTATTGGCGCGCTTATTATTTGCATTGTTTTATATATCTTATTGCAAGTTGCTTTTATCGGCGCTTTAAATCCCGCTTCGTTGCAACATGGCTGGCAAGCGCTGAGTTTTAAGGGTGATGCGGGCCCCTTTGCCGGTATTGCCATGACATTGGGAATGGTGTGGTTTGCTAAATTACTTTATTTAGACGCGGCCATTTCTCCATTCGGAACGGCGTTAATTTACACCGCCTCTACCGCGCGATTAGGCTTTGCGATGAGCGAAGGCGGTTATTTACCTTCTTCTTTAAGGAAGTTAAACCGTCTCGGTGTTCCTCATCGAATGATTTTACTTAATTTCGTTATCGGTTTATTTTTGTTTTTACCCTTTCCGACATGGCAGCACATGATGAGTTTTTTGGTGTCGCTATTGGTATTCGCTTATGCGGTAGGGCCGTTATCATTAGTTGTATTGCGAAAAACGTTACCTGATCACGCTCGCCCCTTCCGTTTACCTATGGCCAAGACGATTAGCTTCTTAGCATTTTATATCTGTAATTTAATTGTATATTGGTCAGGATGGGATGTGGTTTTCAAAATGATAATAGCAATTCTGGTGGGATATGTGCTGTTGGGTAGTTATTTGTTATTTAAACACGATAAATCTTTTAATTGGCAATGGCGTCGCTTCTGGTGGATGGTTTGTTATATAGCCGGGTTAGCACTAATATCACACTATGGTTCGTTTGGCGGGAACCACCTAATTCCCTTTGGTTGGGATTTTATTGTTATTGCATCCTTTAGCGCCAGCATTTTTGGGCTCGCCTTGTATTGCGGAGTCGAAGTGCGAAAGGGAGAAATTAGCGCTGCAGTTGTGTAACGATACTCACTTTCTAAGATTCTCTTAATCTCATTACAGAATGATGTTTTTCAACGGAAGTGAAGGGGAGAAGTTATGCGTAAAAGTGAGTTACGAAAGTTAGGCATTGAGCATTTTAAACTTTTTAATGCAAAGATTCTTTTCCATTTTCTTAAGGAAGAATGTGTCAAAGAATTAGGAGAAGACTCGATTATTTCTTTCCATTTCTTTGCCACCTTTTTAGCAGAAAAGGGGTGGATCCTTAAAAATTTTTCGGAAGAGTCATTAAATTCGCTAGAGTCGTCGGACAAAAATTTTTATCAATTTATAATGGGAACACCCGAAGAAAAACTTCGCCACGATAGCTGGCTTAGGGATTTGCCACAAGGAGTGATGGATTTTACCTTTAGTTATTTAGATGTAAAAAATTCAATTAGCCTTTCTCGTTGTTCATCCTTCTTTAATATTCATGCAAAAAATTATTTCATTTGGAAAGACCATTTAGAGGCCATTGGTCTTAAACCGGTGTTAGGTAAGATACATCTATCCGCGATTACCGATTATCAAAAATTATATCGAACCTTGGTAAAAATACCCTATGAGGACAGAATTAAACTTTGTTCATGGGAAGTTTACTGTTTAAGTGGGGAGCTCTATGCCTTAGAGTACGCGTTTGAGCAGGAAAAAATAACTAATCAAACCGCCAACCGGTGGGGTACAAACGCGCTGCACCATGTCGCACGCAGTGGGTCAAAAGAAGCAGTGGAATATATCATCGAAACTTTGAATATCGACCTCA includes:
- a CDS encoding APC family permease, which gives rise to MKTRKEVMMKRSVGAPALLFAAIGGIVGSGWLFGPYFASRLVGPSAILAWAVGGGLMMLIALTFAELGSSFPFTGGSVRYLQLSHGPLVGFTMAWIAWISSIAVAPVETLALLHYASNYLPWLMHNVDGQSVLTLPGLITAGFLLAFLCVINSIGVRYLTKTNAIIVGAKLAVPIFTAIVLLFFDFHATNFSSHGFATQGIKGILTALPAAGVIFSFIGYSPVIQLAGEAKNPQRSIPIAIIGALIICIVLYILLQVAFIGALNPASLQHGWQALSFKGDAGPFAGIAMTLGMVWFAKLLYLDAAISPFGTALIYTASTARLGFAMSEGGYLPSSLRKLNRLGVPHRMILLNFVIGLFLFLPFPTWQHMMSFLVSLLVFAYAVGPLSLVVLRKTLPDHARPFRLPMAKTISFLAFYICNLIVYWSGWDVVFKMIIAILVGYVLLGSYLLFKHDKSFNWQWRRFWWMVCYIAGLALISHYGSFGGNHLIPFGWDFIVIASFSASIFGLALYCGVEVRKGEISAAVV
- a CDS encoding ankyrin repeat domain-containing F-box protein: MRKSELRKLGIEHFKLFNAKILFHFLKEECVKELGEDSIISFHFFATFLAEKGWILKNFSEESLNSLESSDKNFYQFIMGTPEEKLRHDSWLRDLPQGVMDFTFSYLDVKNSISLSRCSSFFNIHAKNYFIWKDHLEAIGLKPVLGKIHLSAITDYQKLYRTLVKIPYEDRIKLCSWEVYCLSGELYALEYAFEQEKITNQTANRWGTNALHHVARSGSKEAVEYIIETLNIDLRSTDNKNANALYYAAKGGSIELMQFLRNEQGLEPSLTTTGINLLHCAALSGSSEAMEYVQETFKIPLKVQTIMALMPSILLLKVDRRKRWNTQSTLWESKKQALCLVVLTHCIMPRGVDQLKQ